In the genome of Longimicrobium sp., one region contains:
- a CDS encoding cytochrome c biogenesis protein gives METTTPPRSPAQETRAAGGPAIDFGSLAGTRRAALVLGVIAAGLLLWALWMVFFYVPTEAEMGVVQRIFYVHVPSAWTAFMAFGIVALCGAGYLWLRDPKLDAIAVSAAELGLVFTTLVLITGPLWARLAWGAWWVWEPRLTLTLLLWFIYVGYFMVRGAAENPERGKRFAAILGVVGAIDIPLIHLSVQWWRSQHPKPVVMRPEGAQADPAILQTLFVSLFAFTFLFFSLLMLRYGMERLQQRVHALRAAPR, from the coding sequence ATGGAGACGACGACCCCACCCCGATCGCCGGCGCAGGAGACCCGCGCCGCGGGCGGCCCCGCGATCGACTTCGGCTCGCTGGCCGGCACGCGCCGGGCCGCGCTCGTCCTGGGCGTGATCGCCGCGGGACTGCTGCTGTGGGCGCTGTGGATGGTGTTCTTCTACGTCCCCACCGAGGCCGAGATGGGGGTCGTGCAGCGCATCTTCTACGTGCACGTGCCCAGCGCGTGGACGGCGTTCATGGCCTTCGGCATCGTCGCCCTCTGCGGCGCCGGCTACCTCTGGCTGCGCGACCCCAAGCTCGACGCCATCGCCGTCTCCGCGGCGGAGCTGGGGCTGGTGTTCACCACGCTGGTGCTGATCACCGGGCCGCTGTGGGCGCGGCTGGCGTGGGGCGCGTGGTGGGTGTGGGAGCCGCGGCTGACGCTGACGCTGCTGCTGTGGTTCATCTACGTGGGCTACTTCATGGTCCGCGGCGCGGCCGAGAACCCCGAGCGGGGGAAGCGCTTCGCCGCGATCCTGGGCGTGGTGGGCGCCATCGACATCCCGCTGATCCACCTGAGCGTGCAGTGGTGGCGCTCGCAGCACCCCAAGCCGGTGGTGATGCGTCCCGAGGGCGCGCAGGCCGACCCGGCCATCCTGCAGACGCTGTTCGTGTCGCTGTTTGCGTTCACGTTCCTGTTCTTCTCGCTGCTGATGCTTCGCTACGGGATGGAGCGCCTGCAGCAGCGGGTGCACGCCCTGCGCGCCGCGCCGCGCTGA
- a CDS encoding heme exporter protein CcmB, with protein MSAVETDEPRVAAAPAEPVPGVAVADDEEEVGAPFLAQIWAVARKDLLLEARSRERLLSMGTFAVLVAVVFAFAVDPSIRARSIAGAMIWVTVLFAGTLGLGRSFALEREAEAITGVLLAPVDRGALFLGKWLANMVIVLAVEALIFPVFALFFTLSFQGSLPALAAVIVLATVGFMALGTLFGAVAANTRLGETLLPILLLPLLSPVVIFACAATQRLLVGRPVSDVVSQLKMLGAFDLVFLFVCAALFGAAVEE; from the coding sequence ATGAGCGCCGTCGAGACCGACGAGCCGCGCGTCGCGGCCGCACCGGCGGAGCCCGTCCCCGGCGTCGCCGTCGCGGACGACGAGGAGGAGGTCGGCGCGCCGTTCCTCGCGCAGATCTGGGCGGTGGCGCGCAAGGACCTGCTGCTGGAGGCGCGCTCGCGCGAGCGGCTGCTGTCGATGGGGACGTTCGCCGTGCTCGTGGCGGTCGTCTTCGCCTTCGCGGTGGACCCGTCGATCCGCGCCCGCTCCATCGCCGGGGCGATGATCTGGGTGACGGTGCTGTTCGCGGGAACGCTGGGGCTGGGGCGGTCGTTCGCGCTCGAGCGCGAGGCGGAGGCCATCACCGGCGTCCTCCTGGCCCCCGTGGACCGCGGCGCGCTGTTCCTGGGGAAGTGGCTGGCGAACATGGTGATCGTCCTCGCCGTCGAGGCGCTGATCTTTCCCGTGTTCGCGCTCTTCTTCACCCTGAGCTTCCAGGGCTCGCTCCCCGCGCTGGCGGCGGTGATCGTGCTGGCGACGGTGGGGTTCATGGCGCTGGGCACGCTCTTCGGCGCGGTGGCGGCGAATACAAGGCTGGGCGAGACGCTCCTCCCCATCCTCCTGCTGCCGCTGCTGAGCCCGGTGGTGATCTTCGCCTGCGCGGCCACGCAGCGCCTGCTCGTCGGGCGGCCGGTAAGCGACGTGGTGAGCCAGCTGAAGATGCTGGGCGCCTTCGACCTGGTGTTCCTGTTCGTCTGCGCGGCGCTCTTCGGCGCCGCGGTGGAGGAGTGA
- a CDS encoding cytochrome c maturation protein CcmE, protein MKKQSKFVAGGVLLAGVVGYLMVTGMKDSMTYYLTPAELAQRVSANPAFAEESGVRVGGRVVPGTVHFDQKTLDLRFTLVDIATGRETFPVHYNGPLPDTFQEGRDVVVEGRYRPGGTFEAASVLTKCGSRYEAAESDFKGKQS, encoded by the coding sequence GTGAAGAAGCAGAGCAAGTTCGTCGCGGGCGGCGTGCTGCTGGCCGGCGTGGTCGGGTACCTCATGGTCACCGGGATGAAGGACTCGATGACCTACTACCTGACGCCCGCCGAGCTGGCGCAGCGCGTGTCCGCCAACCCCGCGTTCGCCGAGGAGTCGGGCGTGCGCGTGGGCGGCCGGGTGGTGCCCGGCACCGTGCATTTCGACCAGAAGACGCTGGACCTGCGCTTCACCCTGGTCGACATCGCCACCGGCCGCGAGACCTTCCCGGTGCACTACAACGGCCCGCTCCCCGACACCTTCCAGGAGGGGCGCGACGTCGTCGTCGAAGGCAGATACCGCCCCGGCGGTACCTTCGAGGCGGCCAGCGTGCTGACCAAGTGCGGCTCGCGCTACGAGGCCGCCGAATCCGACTTCAAGGGCAAGCAGTCGTGA
- a CDS encoding CcmD family protein — translation MRPTRLIIAALALGLAPAPRLVAQEPSTATVSAQPPTVAPAEQTLQRTVADDARPATPPATMRAYWHVFAAFAIAWLAIFGYAISLGRRFRNLEREVDALHGTS, via the coding sequence ATGCGCCCCACCCGACTCATCATCGCCGCTCTCGCGCTGGGCCTTGCGCCGGCGCCGCGCCTCGTCGCGCAGGAACCGTCCACCGCCACGGTTTCCGCCCAGCCGCCGACCGTGGCGCCGGCGGAGCAGACGCTGCAGCGCACCGTGGCCGACGACGCGCGACCCGCGACGCCGCCGGCCACGATGCGCGCGTACTGGCACGTGTTCGCCGCCTTCGCCATCGCATGGCTGGCGATCTTCGGCTACGCGATCTCGCTCGGCCGCCGCTTCCGCAACCTCGAGCGCGAGGTCGACGCCCTGCATGGTACGAGCTGA
- the sdaAB gene encoding L-serine ammonia-lyase, iron-sulfur-dependent subunit beta — translation MVSLFDILGPTMVGPSSSHTAGACRLGQMARAVAGGMPERAHIRLHGSFAATGEGHGTHRAIVGGLIGLPPDDLRLRNAYDEASAAGLTWEFEDVELGEDAHPNTAIITTWLNGVETNMRGASLGGGRIEVTELDGFPVALGGGYHTLVIQAHDEPGTIAAVATVLAGHRVNLATMRVDRTGRHQDALMTIEADEPIADAAFDAIRSFPWVRWARVIPRIA, via the coding sequence ATGGTATCGCTCTTCGACATCCTTGGGCCGACGATGGTGGGTCCCTCCTCCTCGCACACCGCGGGCGCGTGCCGGCTGGGGCAGATGGCGCGTGCCGTCGCCGGCGGCATGCCCGAGCGCGCGCACATCCGCCTGCACGGCTCCTTCGCCGCCACCGGCGAGGGACACGGGACGCACCGCGCCATCGTGGGCGGGCTGATCGGCCTTCCCCCCGACGACCTGCGCCTGCGCAACGCCTACGACGAGGCCTCGGCCGCCGGGCTGACGTGGGAGTTCGAGGACGTGGAGCTGGGCGAGGACGCGCACCCCAACACCGCCATCATCACCACCTGGCTGAACGGGGTGGAGACGAACATGCGCGGCGCGTCGCTGGGCGGCGGGCGGATCGAGGTCACCGAGCTGGACGGCTTCCCGGTGGCGCTGGGCGGCGGCTATCACACGCTGGTGATCCAGGCGCACGACGAGCCGGGCACGATCGCCGCCGTGGCGACGGTTCTTGCAGGCCACCGCGTGAACCTGGCCACCATGCGCGTGGACCGCACCGGCCGCCACCAGGACGCGCTGATGACCATCGAGGCCGACGAGCCCATCGCCGACGCCGCGTTCGACGCCATCCGCTCGTTCCCGTGGGTGCGCTGGGCCCGCGTGATCCCCAGGATCGCCTGA
- the sdaAA gene encoding L-serine ammonia-lyase, iron-sulfur-dependent, subunit alpha → MHRSIESLIRDADESGRPLPEVVLLAESAESGVPAADIRARVARTLGVMRGAIDEGLKGEARSASGLTGGRAKKLWENGPRLLGARVTETLARAIATLEVNAAMGLIVAAPTAGAAGVLPAVLVSMDEFQHLGEEKLVDAMLVAGGVGGVIAQRASLAGAEGGCQAETGTAAAMGSAAVAWLSGGTHEQIATAVALTLQGMLGLICDPIGGLVEIPCIYRNASAAMQAIAGAEMALAGLDFPVTADEVIDVMGEVGRRMPSAYRETAMGGLAATASARRLVQIRPTSRPSGISR, encoded by the coding sequence ATGCACCGGTCGATCGAGTCGCTGATCCGCGACGCCGACGAGAGCGGGCGCCCGTTGCCCGAGGTGGTGCTGCTGGCCGAGTCGGCCGAGAGCGGCGTGCCCGCGGCCGACATCCGCGCGCGCGTGGCCCGCACGCTGGGGGTGATGCGCGGCGCCATCGACGAGGGGCTGAAGGGCGAGGCGCGCTCCGCCAGCGGCCTCACCGGCGGCCGCGCGAAGAAGCTGTGGGAGAACGGCCCGCGGCTCCTGGGCGCGCGGGTGACGGAGACGCTGGCGCGCGCCATCGCCACGCTCGAGGTGAACGCGGCGATGGGGCTGATCGTCGCCGCGCCGACGGCGGGCGCGGCGGGCGTCCTCCCCGCCGTCCTCGTCAGCATGGACGAGTTCCAGCACCTGGGCGAGGAGAAGCTGGTCGACGCCATGCTGGTGGCGGGGGGCGTGGGCGGGGTGATCGCCCAGCGCGCGTCGCTGGCCGGCGCCGAGGGCGGCTGCCAGGCGGAGACCGGAACGGCGGCGGCGATGGGTTCGGCGGCGGTGGCCTGGCTCAGCGGCGGCACGCACGAGCAGATCGCCACGGCGGTCGCGCTTACGCTGCAGGGGATGCTGGGGCTGATCTGCGACCCCATCGGCGGCCTGGTCGAGATTCCCTGCATCTACCGCAACGCCTCGGCGGCGATGCAGGCCATCGCGGGGGCGGAGATGGCGCTCGCCGGCCTCGACTTCCCCGTCACCGCCGACGAGGTGATCGACGTGATGGGCGAGGTGGGGCGCCGCATGCCGTCCGCCTACCGCGAGACCGCGATGGGCGGCCTGGCCGCCACCGCCAGCGCGCGCCGCCTGGTGCAGATCCGCCCCACCTCGCGGCCCAGCGGGATCAGCCGGTAG
- a CDS encoding heme lyase CcmF/NrfE family subunit, translating to MTQIGEVALWLALLVAGWGAALGFYGGRTGRGHLVLGAERSVFAVFGLLVTASVAIIAAFLQSDFRYKYVAGYSNRELGLFYKITGLWAGQTGSLVFWALLLAFFSSLVVLQNRRRNREFMPYVAGTVLTVLAFFMVVVVFASNPFQVMDFVPPDGRGLNPQLQNYWMTIHPPTLYLGFTCFTIPFAFAVSALLSGRLDTRWITTTRRWTLLAWFFLTCGIIFGMMWAYVELGWGGYWFWDPVENASLLPWLTGTAFLHSVMIQEKRGMLKMWNVLLVMGTFLLSIFATFLTRSGLIESVHSFAENTTIAYIFLGFLGSLIVASAALVWWRRHAFAPENRLESFLSREAAFLVNNLVFVSAMFAVMWGTTFPLISEGIFGQKINVGPPFYNRVNIPLGLILLFLMGVGPVIAWRKATPRNLKRNFTLPLAVGLAAAATLWATGVTHPYALLTFALASFTMTTIVVEFWKGTRARAKIEGENPFTALVHLVERNRRRYGGYVVHAGFVICFCGFAGKAFNAERQVALRPGESVSIRSPFGHEYRLTYQAMSWYPAPNMTKLVASVDVRKDGRAAGLMVPEKRAYKQREEVTSEVGIRRAWNEDLYLILAGIDDADGLLAGRNPRPVATFKVLVNPLVPWIWLGGFIMALGTLVALWPAAEPVRATVPVRKRAPATEPGLVGV from the coding sequence GTGACGCAGATCGGAGAGGTCGCGCTCTGGCTGGCGCTGCTGGTGGCCGGCTGGGGCGCGGCCCTCGGCTTCTACGGCGGCCGCACCGGCCGCGGCCACCTGGTGCTCGGCGCCGAGCGCTCGGTGTTCGCGGTGTTCGGGCTGCTGGTGACGGCGTCGGTGGCCATCATCGCCGCGTTCCTGCAGAGCGACTTCCGCTACAAGTACGTGGCGGGCTACTCCAACCGCGAGCTCGGGCTCTTCTACAAGATCACCGGGCTGTGGGCGGGGCAGACCGGCTCGCTGGTGTTCTGGGCGCTCCTGCTGGCCTTCTTCTCCTCCCTGGTCGTCCTGCAGAACCGCCGGCGCAACCGCGAGTTCATGCCGTACGTGGCGGGAACGGTGCTCACCGTCCTCGCGTTCTTCATGGTGGTGGTGGTGTTCGCCAGCAACCCGTTCCAGGTGATGGACTTCGTTCCGCCGGACGGGCGCGGGCTCAACCCGCAGCTGCAGAACTACTGGATGACCATCCACCCGCCCACGCTGTACCTGGGCTTCACCTGCTTCACCATCCCCTTCGCCTTCGCCGTCTCCGCCCTCCTCTCCGGGCGGCTGGACACGCGGTGGATCACCACCACGCGGCGGTGGACGCTGCTCGCGTGGTTCTTCCTGACCTGCGGCATCATCTTCGGGATGATGTGGGCGTACGTGGAGCTGGGGTGGGGGGGATACTGGTTCTGGGACCCGGTGGAGAACGCGTCGCTGCTGCCCTGGCTCACCGGGACGGCGTTCCTGCACTCGGTGATGATCCAGGAGAAGCGGGGGATGCTGAAGATGTGGAACGTGCTGCTGGTGATGGGCACCTTCCTCCTCTCCATCTTCGCCACCTTCCTGACCCGCAGCGGGCTGATCGAGAGCGTGCACTCGTTCGCCGAGAACACCACCATCGCCTACATCTTCCTGGGCTTCCTGGGCTCGCTGATCGTGGCCAGTGCGGCGCTGGTGTGGTGGCGGCGGCACGCCTTCGCCCCCGAGAACCGGCTGGAGAGCTTCCTCAGCCGCGAGGCGGCGTTCCTGGTGAACAACCTGGTGTTCGTCTCGGCCATGTTCGCGGTGATGTGGGGGACCACCTTCCCGCTCATCTCCGAGGGGATCTTCGGGCAGAAGATCAACGTGGGGCCGCCCTTCTACAACCGGGTGAACATCCCGCTGGGGCTGATCCTCCTCTTCCTGATGGGCGTGGGCCCGGTGATCGCCTGGCGCAAGGCCACGCCGCGCAACCTCAAGCGCAACTTCACCCTCCCGCTGGCCGTCGGCCTCGCCGCCGCCGCGACCCTGTGGGCGACGGGGGTCACGCATCCCTACGCGCTGCTGACCTTCGCCCTGGCGTCGTTCACGATGACGACGATCGTGGTGGAGTTCTGGAAGGGAACGCGCGCGCGGGCGAAGATCGAGGGGGAGAACCCGTTCACCGCGCTCGTCCACCTGGTGGAGCGGAACCGGCGGCGCTACGGCGGCTACGTGGTGCACGCCGGGTTCGTGATCTGCTTCTGCGGCTTCGCGGGGAAGGCCTTCAACGCCGAGAGGCAGGTGGCGCTGCGCCCCGGCGAGTCGGTGTCGATCCGCTCGCCCTTCGGGCACGAGTACCGGCTGACCTACCAGGCCATGAGCTGGTACCCGGCGCCGAACATGACCAAGCTGGTGGCCAGCGTCGACGTGCGGAAGGACGGCAGGGCGGCGGGGCTGATGGTGCCCGAGAAGCGCGCCTACAAGCAGCGCGAGGAGGTCACCAGCGAGGTGGGGATCCGCCGCGCGTGGAACGAGGACCTGTACCTGATCCTGGCGGGGATCGACGACGCCGACGGCCTCCTGGCCGGCCGCAACCCGCGCCCCGTGGCCACCTTCAAGGTGCTGGTGAACCCGCTGGTGCCGTGGATCTGGCTCGGCGGCTTCATCATGGCGCTGGGCACGCTGGTGGCGCTCTGGCCCGCGGCGGAGCCGGTGCGGGCGACGGTGCCCGTGCGCAAGCGCGCGCCCGCGACGGAGCCCGGGCTGGTGGGGGTGTGA
- a CDS encoding cytochrome c-type biogenesis protein CcmH, which produces MRRFLIPALAAAAAVWAAAPVSAQARPEQVARAAEEQLRSPVTPSHTLDMCPSPEAAALRDTVMMAALSGQSVQQIVEGVIARRGEQMRIVPQEKGVGLWAWILPPSILVVGAGVVALRLAQLKRGRREIVPVAQPSMSDDERARVEAALRQFERGEAAG; this is translated from the coding sequence ATGCGTCGATTCCTGATTCCGGCTCTGGCAGCCGCCGCCGCGGTCTGGGCGGCGGCGCCCGTTTCCGCCCAGGCGCGCCCCGAGCAGGTGGCGCGCGCGGCCGAGGAGCAGCTGCGCTCGCCGGTGACTCCCAGCCACACGCTGGACATGTGCCCCAGCCCCGAGGCCGCCGCGCTCCGCGACACCGTGATGATGGCGGCGCTCTCCGGCCAGTCGGTGCAGCAGATCGTGGAAGGGGTGATCGCCCGCCGCGGCGAGCAGATGCGCATCGTCCCGCAGGAGAAGGGCGTCGGCCTCTGGGCATGGATCCTCCCGCCGTCGATCCTCGTGGTCGGCGCGGGCGTGGTCGCGCTCCGCCTGGCGCAGTTGAAGCGGGGACGCAGGGAGATCGTCCCCGTCGCCCAGCCGTCGATGAGCGACGACGAGCGCGCGCGGGTCGAGGCGGCGCTCCGCCAGTTCGAGCGTGGCGAGGCGGCGGGATGA
- a CDS encoding zinc ribbon domain-containing protein has translation MTLLLLSALLATVVALLVVRPVVARRTAILSDVAPGSLLDAEARRRSTLAALQDLEHDYLGGKLDTADYLAQRDRLGYEALAAIRAAEAAQAEAGVAVGEGDGEAGESITHACGFVNPPASRFCAGCGKRL, from the coding sequence ATGACGCTCCTCCTCCTTTCCGCCCTGCTGGCGACCGTCGTCGCCCTTCTCGTGGTCCGCCCCGTGGTCGCGCGGCGCACGGCGATCCTGTCGGACGTCGCTCCCGGCTCGCTGCTCGACGCCGAGGCGCGCCGGCGCTCGACGCTGGCCGCGCTGCAGGATCTCGAACACGACTACCTGGGTGGCAAGCTCGACACCGCCGACTACCTGGCGCAGCGCGACCGGCTGGGCTACGAGGCGCTGGCCGCCATCCGCGCGGCCGAGGCGGCGCAGGCCGAGGCCGGCGTGGCGGTGGGGGAGGGGGATGGCGAGGCGGGGGAGAGCATCACCCACGCCTGCGGCTTCGTGAACCCGCCCGCCAGCCGCTTCTGCGCGGGATGCGGGAAGCGCCTGTGA
- the ccmA gene encoding heme ABC exporter ATP-binding protein CcmA, with amino-acid sequence MSAPALEARGVEKWFGPLPAVRGVDFTLARGEFLTVFGPNGAGKTTLLRMLCGAVKPTRGAVLVAGRDVAKSDAARRRIGLLSHQTFLYPGLTAAENLDFYGRLYGLEQRREGVDAALESVGLRARRDDRVRTFSRGMQQRLALARTLLHEPEVVLLDEPYTGLDPHAAAMLRDVLDRLKDGHRTVVLVTHNLSQGLEQADRVVVQVGGRWVSDEPRAAVDAAAFERLYTARVAAAV; translated from the coding sequence GTGAGCGCGCCCGCCCTGGAGGCGCGGGGGGTGGAGAAGTGGTTCGGGCCGCTCCCCGCGGTGCGCGGCGTGGACTTCACCCTGGCCCGTGGCGAGTTCCTGACCGTGTTCGGGCCGAACGGGGCGGGGAAGACCACGCTGCTGCGCATGCTCTGCGGCGCGGTGAAGCCCACCCGCGGCGCCGTCCTCGTCGCCGGGCGCGACGTGGCCAAGAGCGACGCGGCGCGGCGGCGGATCGGGCTCCTGTCGCACCAGACCTTCCTCTATCCCGGGCTGACCGCGGCCGAGAACCTGGACTTCTACGGCCGGCTGTACGGGCTGGAGCAGCGCCGCGAGGGGGTGGACGCCGCGCTCGAGTCCGTCGGTCTGCGGGCGCGGCGCGACGACCGGGTGCGCACCTTCTCGCGCGGGATGCAGCAGCGGCTGGCCCTCGCGCGGACGCTGCTGCACGAGCCCGAGGTGGTGCTGCTCGACGAGCCGTACACCGGCCTCGACCCCCACGCGGCCGCGATGCTGCGCGACGTGCTCGATCGCCTGAAAGACGGCCACAGGACGGTGGTGCTGGTGACGCACAACCTGTCGCAGGGGCTGGAGCAGGCCGACCGCGTGGTGGTGCAGGTGGGGGGGAGATGGGTGAGCGACGAGCCGCGCGCGGCGGTGGACGCCGCCGCGTTCGAGCGCCTCTACACCGCCCGCGTGGCCGCCGCGGTGTGA